The window GGTGAGGGTCTCGCGCAGGCGTTCGATGACAGCGTCTTCCAGCCCCAGCGCATCGCGCAGATACGCGCGCTGATCGCCGATCGCCTCCATCGCGGCGTCGTAATAGACCGGGTCCACACCCAGGAAGGCGCGCAGCTCCTCATGGCCGGTTTTCTTGCCGAGTGTCTCTTCCAGCCGCTTGCCGACAGCCGGTACCAGGCGGTCGAAATCAACAGCCGTGTTGGTCATCAGATAGTCTTCGCGTACCATTTCCTCATCGACGCCCAGAGCGGTCAGCAACAAGGCGCAGAACAGGCCGGTGCGGTCCTTGCCGGCGGCACAATGCACGATGAAGCCGTCTTCGGGCTTGCTATCGGCGAGCTGGCGCAGCCCGTTGGCGAAGACCCACTGATTGCCCGGATCGAAGGGCAGGCGGCGATAGGTCTGTGTCATGAAGCCGCGAATGGAGTCCAGCGACATGTCGCTTTCACGCAGGAAGACCAGGTGAGGCGGCTCGGACGAGCCGGCATGGTCGCTGGCGAGAACGGTCACGCCCTCACGCTGCGGCCAGTGTGACGGTTCGGCCTCGCGTTCGCGCGGGCGGCGCAGATCCGCCACGACACGAACGGACAAGCCATCCATGGTTTCGATATCGGACGGCGTGGCCCGGGAAAACTGGCCAGACCTGTAAAGCCCGTCACGCACCTTGCCGCCTGTTGCAAGGTCGTACGCACCGAACTTCCGGAAATTATGGACGCCCTCAAGGCGCAGGACACGATCGCTCATGCACC is drawn from Glycocaulis alkaliphilus and contains these coding sequences:
- a CDS encoding tyrosine-protein phosphatase, encoding MSDRVLRLEGVHNFRKFGAYDLATGGKVRDGLYRSGQFSRATPSDIETMDGLSVRVVADLRRPREREAEPSHWPQREGVTVLASDHAGSSEPPHLVFLRESDMSLDSIRGFMTQTYRRLPFDPGNQWVFANGLRQLADSKPEDGFIVHCAAGKDRTGLFCALLLTALGVDEEMVREDYLMTNTAVDFDRLVPAVGKRLEETLGKKTGHEELRAFLGVDPVYYDAAMEAIGDQRAYLRDALGLEDAVIERLRETLTG